Proteins from a genomic interval of Rhizobium etli CFN 42:
- a CDS encoding DUF1499 domain-containing protein: MAIRYDRPVSSAARFSRLLGAFSLVLALAVLIAHRFGGLATPYLVLLLFTAAGFALLAALLAAIGLRSLWMTGAEGGLAALAALIYAAFPLGIGAFAAERYMTLPDIYDVSTDPVSEPDWLSPPKADQIWLKRNLVTPEDREKQISAYPELTGRRYEGALDRVLEAVRKVAKQSGFVIVKSTGTSEPDRDIEDRPAKPAPGDDAVTDAPGIIPVPTPRPYDDDVAKLIRGANGVTLQATTRTLILGLRFDMIIRLREEAETTFVDIRVASRYGQHDLGFSAEIADDYLKALDAELLGIAGG, translated from the coding sequence ATGGCCATCCGCTACGACCGCCCCGTTTCAAGCGCCGCCCGCTTTTCGCGGCTGCTCGGGGCATTTTCGCTGGTTCTGGCGCTGGCCGTGCTGATCGCCCATCGCTTCGGCGGGCTCGCCACGCCCTATCTCGTGCTGCTGCTGTTCACCGCCGCCGGCTTCGCGCTGCTTGCCGCCCTGCTTGCCGCAATCGGCCTGCGCAGCCTCTGGATGACCGGGGCCGAAGGCGGGCTTGCCGCACTGGCGGCGCTGATCTACGCCGCCTTTCCGCTCGGCATCGGCGCCTTTGCCGCCGAGCGTTACATGACGCTGCCTGACATCTATGACGTCTCCACCGATCCGGTCTCGGAACCGGACTGGCTGTCGCCGCCGAAGGCCGACCAGATCTGGCTGAAGCGCAATCTCGTGACTCCCGAAGATCGCGAAAAGCAGATTTCAGCCTATCCCGAACTGACCGGCCGGCGTTACGAAGGCGCGCTCGACCGCGTGCTGGAAGCGGTGCGCAAGGTCGCCAAGCAGAGCGGCTTTGTAATCGTCAAGAGCACCGGCACGAGCGAGCCGGACCGCGATATCGAGGACAGGCCGGCAAAGCCCGCCCCCGGCGACGATGCCGTGACCGACGCGCCCGGCATCATTCCCGTGCCGACGCCGCGCCCCTATGACGACGACGTCGCCAAGCTGATCCGTGGCGCCAACGGCGTGACGCTGCAGGCAACCACCCGCACGCTGATCCTCGGCCTGCGCTTCGATATGATCATCCGGCTGCGCGAAGAGGCCGAGACCACCTTCGTCGACATCCGCGTCGCCTCCCGCTACGGCCAGCACGACCTCGGCTTCAGCGCCGAAATCGCCGACGATTATCTGAA